The Strix aluco isolate bStrAlu1 chromosome 23, bStrAlu1.hap1, whole genome shotgun sequence DNA window CGGGCAtggggctgcccggcccccctcctgcagcccctctgtGCGTAGGGCCCGCGCTCGTCCCCCCTCTCCTGTGCCACCCCAACACGTCCCCGTGGCCGCAGGCCGTGCTCCGGCGCTCGGGATGTGCCTGGCGGGAGCAGGGGACGAGCCGAGCCCAGCGCAGGCTCAGGGGCAGCCTGGAGGCGCTTCAgccaccctccccagcccagcccgctgCGGCCAGGCTCCGGGGACCACCTTCTCGCCGCGCCCTGCTCCAGGCTGCGTTGGGTGTTTAGATGGAAGGAGGGATGCTCTGGGGAGACAGAAATCCTTGCTCTGGGAAGCACATCAAGGGGGTCACACTGTACAGGGGTgaagggggtggggtgggcaggggggcgTTACTTGGTGCCCTCGTCCGGGTTGCCTTCGCCGtctgtcttcccctcctcctccgtctTCTGGTCGTCCGTGTTCAGCCTCTGCTGCTTTTTCCGGCGCACACACTTCACCACCATCAGCACCAGGATCACTACGGCCAGGAAGCCACCCACAGAGGCGCCCACGATGACAGCCACTGTGGAGTCGTGCTTGGGGGGCTCTGGGGAGATGGGGCACGGGCTCAGGGCGGGCAGCCCGCGCCTGGGGCAGTGACAGCAGGGCTCGCTCCCACCGCCGGGGAGCAAACCCTGCACACACAACGCGGGGTGGAGGCAGGGCACAGGGCGGAGCAGGGAGccaccagcacccatgggtgcacgACAGCAGAGGGACCACTCTGCCACTTACCTTGGGTGAGCACCTTCAGGCTGATGCTGGCATGGCCCCGCTGCCGGTCCGGGGGGTTGAGGACATAGCAATTGTAGGTGCCCTCGTCCTCCAGCTGCACGTTTTTGAGGGTGAAGGACACATCATACTTGGTGGGGTTCCCGGTGAACTCCACCCGGTTCCCAAAGCGGTCCAGCTGCTTATTCATGATCTTCATCCGGAACTGCAGGAACTGGGCAGCCCGCGCAGGAGAGGAGGTGAGACAGTGCTGGGCCCCCTGCGCACTCGCCTTCCCCGGCCAGGCATCCCCCTCCCCTGCACGCACGGCCCCGGGCGCAC harbors:
- the SCN2B gene encoding sodium channel regulatory subunit beta-2 isoform X1, with the protein product MEVMAPATINALNGSSVKLSCTFNSCYKVENKQFSLNWTYQECRNCSEELFLQFRMKIMNKQLDRFGNRVEFTGNPTKYDVSFTLKNVQLEDEGTYNCYVLNPPDRQRGHASISLKVLTQEPPKHDSTVAVIVGASVGGFLAVVILVLMVVKCVRRKKQQRLNTDDQKTEEEGKTDGEGNPDEGTK
- the SCN2B gene encoding sodium channel regulatory subunit beta-2 isoform X2, producing MSPEAWLPQPTLLLTGLSLLLSLAPAGLGMEVMAPATINALNGSSVKLSCTFNSCYKVENKQFSLNWTYQECRNCSEELFLQFRMKIMNKQLDRFGNRVEFTGNPTKYDVSFTLKNVQLEDEGTYNCYVLNPPDRQRGHASISLKVLTQEPPKHDSTVAVIVGASVGGFLAVVILVLMVVKCVRRKKQQRLNTDDQKTEEEGKTDGEGNPDEGTK